In Brevibacterium zhoupengii, the following are encoded in one genomic region:
- a CDS encoding GyrI-like domain-containing protein produces MNKIDYKKTLRSYRAKHGVFDTLAIPPLQYLMVDGHGDPNSSPDFTSAIETLYPLAYALKFFSKNELGRDYVVPPLEGLWWAEDMSTFTSARDKSQWDFTLMLLVPDWLDQSHLDHVSTLSAQRKTLPRLGDLRMTTLHEGTIVQTLHIGPFDTEGPVLEHMHTDVIPTSGFEMTGRHHEIYLSDLRRTAPDKLRTILRQPVQGTVAGRSAAN; encoded by the coding sequence TTGAATAAGATCGATTACAAGAAGACGCTGCGCAGCTATCGCGCCAAGCACGGCGTCTTCGACACCCTTGCCATTCCACCGCTGCAGTACCTCATGGTCGACGGGCACGGGGATCCGAATTCGTCACCCGATTTCACCTCGGCCATTGAGACGCTCTATCCGCTGGCCTACGCTCTGAAGTTCTTCAGCAAGAACGAGCTGGGTCGTGACTACGTCGTCCCACCGCTCGAGGGGTTGTGGTGGGCAGAGGACATGTCCACGTTCACGAGTGCTCGCGATAAGTCTCAGTGGGACTTCACGCTCATGCTGCTCGTGCCTGACTGGCTGGATCAGTCCCATCTCGACCACGTTTCCACACTGTCTGCACAACGCAAGACCCTCCCCCGCCTCGGCGACCTCCGCATGACGACGCTGCACGAGGGGACAATCGTTCAGACCCTGCACATCGGGCCATTCGACACCGAAGGGCCCGTGCTCGAGCACATGCACACAGACGTCATCCCGACCTCGGGGTTCGAGATGACTGGCAGACACCACGAGATCTACCTCAGCGACCTGCGGAGAACGGCCCCGGACAAGCTGCGGACGATTCTGCGTCAGCCTGTTCAGGGGACCGTCGCCGGCAGAAGCGCCGCGAACTGA
- a CDS encoding M20/M25/M40 family metallo-hydrolase: MTTSLTSDLQSADLVAKANDRLPQILDDIERVITKETPSHDKEAVAAGARDFVELLRERLGATAEVITVDDTAHVRLRFGSGPARVVLLNHQDTVWPHGTLERIPFSTDDGILRGPGSFDMLTGAIMSIHASAILREHLGEGALDGLSILVTGDEEIGSISSSDLIRAEAAEAKAVYVMEASAGGALKLERKGTSNYVLVFTGKASHAGLEPEKGINAGMALALHLPLVADLADAEAGTSVVPTVISAGTTSNTVPAEARVDIDVRARTAAELDRVDAAIRELATRPQLEGSSIEVLGGINRPPFEREQSAALFERAAALAAELGLPAPEGVSVGGASDGNFTAGDGIATLDGLGAVGDGAHAEHEHAVIAEIAPRTALLAALIADQLQG, translated from the coding sequence ATGACCACCTCTCTGACCTCAGATCTCCAGTCCGCTGACCTCGTGGCGAAGGCCAATGACCGTCTCCCCCAGATTCTCGACGACATCGAACGCGTCATCACGAAGGAGACTCCTTCCCACGACAAAGAGGCCGTGGCCGCCGGTGCCCGGGACTTCGTCGAACTCCTGCGCGAACGGCTCGGGGCCACCGCTGAGGTCATCACCGTCGATGACACCGCTCATGTGCGCTTGCGTTTCGGTTCGGGCCCGGCCCGCGTGGTCCTCCTCAACCACCAGGACACGGTCTGGCCGCACGGAACCCTGGAGCGCATTCCCTTCTCCACTGACGACGGCATCCTGCGCGGCCCAGGCAGCTTCGACATGCTCACCGGGGCGATCATGAGCATCCACGCGAGCGCGATCCTGCGCGAGCACCTCGGCGAGGGTGCCCTTGATGGTCTGTCGATCCTGGTCACCGGTGATGAGGAGATCGGGTCAATCTCCTCCTCCGATCTCATCCGCGCCGAGGCGGCCGAGGCGAAGGCCGTGTATGTGATGGAGGCGAGCGCCGGGGGTGCACTCAAACTCGAGCGCAAGGGAACGAGCAACTACGTCCTCGTGTTCACGGGCAAGGCCTCCCATGCCGGGCTCGAACCGGAGAAGGGGATCAACGCGGGCATGGCCCTGGCCCTGCACCTGCCCCTCGTCGCAGATCTCGCCGACGCCGAGGCGGGTACCTCTGTGGTGCCGACGGTGATCAGCGCGGGCACCACGTCGAACACGGTCCCGGCCGAGGCACGCGTCGACATCGATGTCCGTGCCCGCACCGCCGCCGAACTCGACCGCGTCGATGCCGCTATTCGTGAACTCGCCACCCGCCCACAGTTGGAAGGCTCGTCAATCGAGGTCCTCGGCGGCATCAACCGTCCGCCCTTCGAACGTGAGCAGTCGGCGGCACTCTTCGAGCGTGCCGCAGCCCTGGCCGCTGAACTCGGTCTGCCCGCACCGGAAGGTGTCTCCGTGGGCGGCGCTTCGGACGGGAACTTCACCGCCGGCGACGGCATTGCGACCCTCGATGGCCTGGGCGCTGTGGGTGATGGTGCGCATGCCGAGCACGAGCACGCGGTCATCGCTGAGATCGCACCGCGCACAGCCCTGCTCGCGGCCCTCATCGCCGATCAGCTCCAGGGGTGA
- the menC gene encoding o-succinylbenzoate synthase, with protein MKLKSITLHQVSIPLVTPFETSFMRETEKDCYLVEATIDTPKGEITGWGESVAMISPLYSSEYVASGIDVTKRWLAPILFDVDDLTAETVSWHLRHVIGHPMAKSALEMAVIEAQLKLNDQSFKSYLGGVVDSVPSGVSVGIQDSVEETVKVIGGYLEEGYARIKLKIKPGKDIAPIAAVRKAFGDDFSFQVDANAAYTLVDASHLRRLDKYGLLLIEQPLGEADIRQHGELAKLMETPMCLDESIDSAEAAADAISMGAAAVINIKPGRVGGFIEAKKIHDLCSAHGVAVWHGGMVETGLGRAANAALASLPGFTLPGDISGSNRFFHEDITEEIVMYDGKVDVPTGVGFGVSIDPAKLEKFRTESIEILPQG; from the coding sequence ATGAAGCTCAAGTCAATCACTCTCCACCAGGTGTCCATTCCCCTCGTCACCCCCTTCGAGACCTCGTTCATGCGGGAGACGGAGAAGGACTGCTACCTCGTCGAGGCCACCATCGACACCCCGAAAGGTGAGATCACAGGCTGGGGCGAGTCGGTGGCGATGATCTCCCCGCTCTATTCCTCGGAATACGTCGCCTCGGGTATCGATGTGACGAAGCGCTGGCTGGCACCGATCCTCTTCGACGTCGACGATCTCACTGCCGAGACCGTGTCCTGGCATCTGCGCCACGTGATCGGCCACCCGATGGCGAAGTCCGCGCTGGAGATGGCGGTCATCGAGGCTCAGCTCAAGCTCAACGACCAGTCGTTCAAGAGCTACCTCGGCGGCGTCGTCGACTCCGTCCCTTCAGGTGTCTCCGTGGGCATTCAGGACTCTGTCGAAGAGACCGTCAAGGTCATCGGCGGATACTTGGAAGAGGGCTATGCCCGCATCAAGCTCAAGATCAAACCGGGCAAGGACATCGCCCCCATCGCTGCGGTGCGCAAGGCCTTCGGTGACGACTTCAGCTTCCAAGTCGACGCCAATGCCGCCTATACCCTTGTCGATGCCTCCCACCTGCGCAGGCTCGACAAGTACGGACTTCTCCTCATCGAACAGCCCTTGGGCGAGGCCGATATTCGTCAGCATGGGGAACTCGCGAAGCTGATGGAGACACCGATGTGCCTGGATGAGTCGATCGACTCCGCCGAGGCCGCGGCCGACGCGATCTCCATGGGTGCCGCAGCCGTCATCAACATCAAACCAGGACGAGTCGGCGGCTTCATCGAGGCGAAGAAGATCCATGACCTCTGCTCCGCCCACGGTGTGGCTGTCTGGCATGGCGGAATGGTCGAGACCGGTCTGGGGCGTGCCGCCAATGCCGCTCTCGCATCTTTGCCCGGCTTCACCTTGCCCGGAGACATCTCGGGATCGAACCGCTTCTTCCACGAAGACATCACCGAAGAGATCGTCATGTACGACGGCAAGGTCGACGTGCCCACGGGAGTCGGCTTCGGCGTCTCAATCGATCCGGCCAAGCTCGAGAAGTTCCGCACCGAATCGATCGAGATCCTGCCGCAGGGCTGA
- a CDS encoding cupin domain-containing protein, giving the protein MSDESTGSTGEVQLDNGVFRVTRWTIEPDGVIPMHKHEYEYVVVPMVTDTMRVRNSDGTEIVAELEAGVSYTRAAGAEHEVSNPNGTADVVFVEVERL; this is encoded by the coding sequence ATGAGCGATGAGAGCACCGGTTCAACAGGTGAGGTTCAGCTCGACAACGGAGTCTTCCGCGTGACCAGGTGGACCATCGAACCCGACGGCGTCATTCCGATGCACAAGCACGAATACGAATACGTCGTCGTGCCCATGGTCACCGACACCATGCGGGTGCGGAACTCCGATGGCACCGAGATCGTCGCCGAGCTCGAGGCTGGTGTCAGCTACACCCGTGCCGCTGGAGCCGAGCATGAGGTCTCAAACCCGAACGGCACCGCCGACGTCGTCTTCGTCGAGGTCGAACGCCTCTGA
- a CDS encoding FkbM family methyltransferase, translated as MNDYLRTFKGRKQKWFGLKLPVKAALAQPYLHPLMRTVAPHINGIKVGRLPAPIGLTEVRGRAGGAGFYLVDPFRCEIAKEFYWGKGRRTESEDAFALDLMVELSRDADVFLDIGAYTGVFTMAVLAANPAAVAHSFEIIPAVVTGLEKNVARNHLGDRVTVHPTGVGKPGTTMQVPTGDGGSALPSFYGTGMDFDSGAEVRFTSLDELLPDLPEGHPLVTVKIDVEGAENDVLDNGRELLATLQPDILCEILDDRAQPEQLMRILDRLDYHYYLVGTDHLIAHDEIVPDPHFRDWLFTTKNPEDMRVAGYPVR; from the coding sequence GTGAACGACTACCTGCGGACTTTCAAGGGCCGGAAGCAGAAGTGGTTCGGACTCAAACTGCCCGTCAAGGCTGCTCTCGCACAGCCGTATCTCCACCCGCTGATGAGGACGGTGGCGCCCCATATCAACGGCATCAAGGTCGGCAGACTGCCCGCACCGATCGGACTCACCGAGGTACGCGGTCGTGCCGGAGGGGCTGGCTTCTACCTCGTCGATCCCTTCCGCTGCGAGATCGCCAAGGAATTCTACTGGGGCAAGGGCCGCCGGACAGAGTCGGAGGACGCCTTCGCACTCGACCTCATGGTCGAGCTGTCCCGTGACGCGGACGTGTTCCTCGACATCGGCGCCTACACCGGGGTATTCACGATGGCAGTGCTGGCCGCGAATCCGGCCGCGGTCGCCCACTCCTTCGAGATCATCCCCGCCGTCGTCACTGGGCTGGAGAAGAACGTGGCCCGGAACCACCTCGGCGATCGGGTGACTGTACATCCGACGGGCGTCGGCAAGCCCGGCACCACGATGCAGGTGCCCACCGGCGACGGGGGATCGGCGCTGCCCTCGTTCTACGGGACGGGGATGGACTTCGACTCCGGCGCCGAGGTGCGCTTCACCTCTCTCGACGAACTCCTCCCGGACCTGCCGGAGGGCCACCCCCTGGTGACGGTGAAGATCGACGTGGAGGGCGCGGAGAACGACGTCCTCGACAACGGGCGAGAGCTGCTGGCCACGCTGCAGCCGGACATTCTGTGCGAGATCCTCGACGACCGGGCTCAGCCGGAGCAGCTGATGCGCATCCTCGACCGGCTCGACTACCACTACTACCTCGTCGGGACCGATCATCTCATCGCCCATGATGAGATCGTCCCGGACCCGCATTTCCGCGACTGGCTCTTCACCACGAAGAACCCAGAGGACATGCGGGTCGCGGGCTACCCGGTCAGGTGA
- a CDS encoding glutamate-cysteine ligase family protein, with protein sequence MGEEVSSKRYTPEERTLYREKLAENLELFDTYLRHAEFKSAGTIGLELELNLIDSDNQPSLNNTKVLQRLDDEYQSEIGGFNLELNHPVLQVAGRGLKTLEAGVAHRLAKAQKAAEAEGLTVTSIGTLPTLSTQFLTEETWITEENRYEALSNSIVDARGEYVRIELDGEEKYKHEFSDIAPEASCTSMQLHLQVAPNKFAEAWNASQAIAAAQVAMSANSPLFVGRKLWHESRIPVFTQAIDTRTPELVNQGVRPRVWFGERWITSVFDLFEENVRYFPPLLPEIKDFVEFSSADAPKLYELNLHNGTVWRWNRPIYDSSDSGAHIRVENRLLPAGPTPVDMVADAAFYYGLAEFLVGENRPVWSRMSFREAEENFFACAKDGIGARVTWPKIGHIDVADLVLDVLIPQARRGLSRLGIDKDVIDEYMSIIEGRAELRTNGATWQLKMLDHLAPNSAPDSPERREGLKQMMDAYVANQASGDPVHTWDVPV encoded by the coding sequence ATGGGTGAGGAAGTCAGTTCCAAGCGGTACACGCCGGAAGAACGCACACTGTATCGAGAGAAGCTCGCGGAGAACCTCGAGCTCTTCGACACCTACCTGCGCCATGCGGAGTTCAAATCTGCGGGCACGATCGGTCTGGAGCTCGAACTCAACCTCATCGACTCCGACAATCAGCCGAGCCTCAACAACACGAAGGTACTTCAGCGTCTCGACGATGAGTACCAGTCCGAGATCGGCGGGTTCAACCTCGAACTCAACCACCCTGTTCTGCAGGTGGCCGGGCGCGGACTGAAGACCCTGGAAGCAGGAGTGGCACACCGGCTGGCCAAGGCACAGAAGGCCGCCGAGGCGGAGGGGCTGACAGTCACATCGATCGGCACACTGCCGACCCTGAGCACCCAATTCCTCACCGAGGAAACGTGGATCACCGAGGAGAACCGCTACGAGGCGCTGAGCAACTCGATCGTCGACGCCCGCGGTGAGTACGTCCGCATCGAACTCGACGGTGAGGAGAAGTACAAACACGAATTCTCCGACATCGCACCGGAAGCCTCATGCACGTCCATGCAGCTGCATCTGCAGGTCGCACCCAATAAATTCGCCGAAGCCTGGAACGCCTCCCAGGCGATCGCGGCGGCACAGGTCGCGATGAGTGCGAACTCGCCTCTGTTCGTCGGCCGCAAACTCTGGCACGAATCGCGGATCCCCGTATTCACTCAGGCCATCGACACCCGCACTCCCGAACTCGTCAACCAGGGGGTCCGGCCCCGGGTGTGGTTCGGAGAGCGGTGGATCACCAGCGTCTTCGACCTCTTCGAAGAGAACGTCCGCTATTTCCCGCCGCTGCTGCCGGAGATCAAGGACTTCGTCGAATTCAGTTCCGCCGATGCCCCGAAGCTCTACGAACTCAATCTGCACAACGGCACCGTGTGGCGCTGGAACCGGCCGATCTACGATTCCTCCGACTCCGGTGCCCACATCCGGGTGGAGAACCGACTCCTCCCGGCCGGCCCCACTCCCGTCGACATGGTCGCCGATGCCGCCTTCTACTACGGTCTCGCCGAGTTCCTCGTCGGAGAGAACCGGCCTGTGTGGTCGCGGATGTCCTTCCGCGAGGCCGAGGAGAACTTCTTCGCCTGCGCCAAGGACGGAATCGGCGCCCGTGTGACCTGGCCGAAGATCGGCCACATCGACGTCGCGGATCTGGTGCTCGATGTCCTCATCCCGCAGGCGCGGAGAGGCCTGAGCCGTCTGGGCATCGACAAAGACGTCATCGACGAATACATGTCGATCATCGAAGGCCGCGCCGAGCTGCGCACCAACGGCGCAACCTGGCAGCTGAAGATGCTCGACCATCTGGCCCCGAACAGCGCTCCGGACTCCCCGGAGCGCCGCGAGGGACTCAAGCAGATGATGGACGCCTACGTGGCGAACCAGGCCTCCGGCGACCCCGTCCACACCTGGGACGTGCCGGTCTGA
- a CDS encoding peroxidase-related enzyme (This protein belongs to a clade of uncharacterized proteins related to peroxidases such as the alkylhydroperoxidase AhpD.): protein MSSMRYPYADIDDVEDDIRETILAVSEKSGFVPNVFLSLARRPVEFRAFFAYYDALMEKETGNLTKGDREMIVTATSAVNNCLYCVVAHGAVLRIMEKKPLVADQVAVNYRQADITDRQMAMLDFAMTVCTEPWALDDADFAALAEHGFDDEDAWDIGAITGFFGLSNRMAHVGGMMPNPEFYLMGRVPRERK from the coding sequence ATGAGCAGTATGCGATACCCCTACGCTGACATCGACGATGTCGAAGACGATATCCGCGAAACGATCCTGGCCGTGTCGGAGAAGTCGGGCTTCGTGCCTAACGTATTCCTCTCCTTGGCCCGGCGGCCGGTCGAGTTCCGAGCTTTCTTCGCCTACTACGACGCTCTTATGGAGAAGGAGACCGGGAACCTGACCAAGGGAGACCGGGAGATGATCGTCACGGCCACCTCGGCGGTGAATAACTGCCTCTACTGCGTCGTCGCGCACGGAGCCGTGCTGCGCATCATGGAGAAGAAGCCACTGGTCGCAGACCAGGTGGCGGTCAACTACCGACAGGCCGACATCACCGACCGACAGATGGCGATGCTCGACTTCGCGATGACGGTCTGCACAGAGCCCTGGGCACTTGACGACGCTGACTTCGCGGCCCTGGCCGAGCACGGATTCGACGACGAGGACGCCTGGGACATCGGCGCCATCACTGGATTCTTCGGCTTGTCCAACCGCATGGCACACGTGGGCGGAATGATGCCCAACCCCGAGTTCTACCTCATGGGACGCGTCCCACGTGAGAGGAAGTGA
- a CDS encoding HEAT repeat domain-containing protein: MTNPHSITQSPSSQEPVIAALSSPNPQQRLQAALSVGTTAEDRHLGALIQRCRTEPDFFVRDMLTWAITRMPAEATVPLLIAELSSEVPQAQSQALHTLSKIGDPRGWEAMDPETIGDGLIAHADTEVARSAWRAAVALVPGDEREKLASSLVTQLGRGDVETQKSLSRAIVSLGEDLVSVLDGRLQAEEETVRTHAMATRDMFTDPDAGFAHALSEAKRVVALGSEASA, encoded by the coding sequence ATGACCAATCCACACAGCATCACGCAGAGCCCTTCGAGTCAGGAACCCGTCATCGCGGCCCTGTCGTCGCCGAACCCACAGCAGCGACTGCAGGCGGCACTGTCTGTAGGGACCACCGCCGAGGACCGCCACCTCGGCGCCCTCATCCAGCGGTGCAGAACCGAACCGGACTTCTTCGTCCGTGACATGCTCACCTGGGCGATCACTCGGATGCCCGCCGAGGCGACCGTCCCACTGCTCATCGCCGAGTTGAGCTCAGAGGTGCCGCAGGCCCAGAGCCAGGCCCTTCACACGCTGTCGAAGATCGGTGATCCCCGTGGCTGGGAGGCCATGGATCCGGAAACCATCGGAGATGGCCTGATCGCCCATGCCGACACCGAGGTGGCCCGCAGTGCGTGGAGGGCCGCCGTGGCCCTCGTCCCCGGTGACGAGCGGGAGAAATTGGCATCGTCCCTGGTCACGCAGCTTGGTCGAGGTGATGTGGAGACACAGAAGAGCCTCAGCCGAGCCATCGTCTCCCTCGGAGAGGATCTCGTGTCAGTGCTCGATGGAAGACTGCAGGCAGAGGAAGAAACAGTGCGGACACATGCCATGGCTACCCGGGACATGTTCACCGATCCGGATGCCGGTTTTGCTCACGCCTTGAGTGAAGCCAAGCGCGTGGTCGCACTGGGGTCCGAGGCGTCAGCATAG
- a CDS encoding pyridoxal phosphate-dependent aminotransferase produces MSTQTSAPRVSDRAGLVQPFAAMGIVAKVQEMSRNGRDTIAMCLGEPTQGAPGPVRRRAAEVVTDGTNLGYSPIFGIPELRTAIAGHYRDWYGVEVPTERIAITTGSSGAFQTAFLTCFDAGDRVALARPGYGAYKNILAALNCEIVELDCGGDHGFQPTVELLEQAHAQAPLKGLMLASPANPTGTMISGEHLGELISWCAEHGVQVISDEIYHGISYIGTRGETALAHDDNAIVISSFSKYWAMTGWRLGWAILPESLASAAQNVTGNLSLCAPVPAQYAAVAAFTEESYAECEAAVESFARARKHVLDATADLGFSDMAPPDGAFYMYARIDEILQRSDAGIDTATDWCQALLETTGVALAPGDDFDSLNGSRSVRLSLAVGADKTAEALDRILDFMR; encoded by the coding sequence ATGAGCACTCAAACGAGCGCACCCCGCGTCTCTGACCGGGCCGGCCTCGTCCAGCCCTTTGCCGCCATGGGCATCGTGGCTAAAGTCCAGGAGATGTCGCGTAACGGCCGTGACACCATCGCCATGTGCTTGGGTGAACCGACCCAGGGGGCACCGGGGCCGGTGCGCAGGAGAGCCGCCGAGGTGGTCACCGACGGGACGAATCTCGGATACTCCCCGATCTTCGGCATCCCCGAACTGCGCACGGCCATCGCCGGGCACTACCGCGACTGGTACGGCGTCGAGGTGCCCACGGAACGCATCGCCATCACCACAGGTTCCTCCGGTGCCTTCCAGACTGCCTTCCTCACCTGCTTCGACGCAGGTGACCGCGTCGCGCTCGCCCGCCCGGGCTACGGCGCCTACAAGAACATCCTCGCCGCGTTGAACTGTGAGATCGTCGAACTCGACTGCGGTGGAGACCACGGCTTCCAACCGACCGTCGAACTCCTCGAGCAGGCACACGCTCAGGCTCCACTGAAGGGGCTCATGCTCGCGTCGCCGGCGAATCCGACGGGCACGATGATTTCGGGCGAGCACCTCGGCGAGCTCATCTCCTGGTGTGCCGAGCACGGTGTGCAGGTGATCTCCGACGAGATCTACCACGGCATCTCCTACATCGGCACGCGCGGTGAGACCGCGCTGGCCCATGACGACAATGCCATCGTCATTTCCTCGTTCTCGAAGTACTGGGCGATGACCGGGTGGCGACTCGGCTGGGCGATCCTGCCCGAATCATTGGCGTCGGCAGCTCAGAACGTGACCGGGAACCTCTCGCTGTGTGCCCCGGTGCCGGCTCAGTATGCGGCCGTGGCGGCGTTCACCGAGGAGTCCTATGCCGAATGCGAGGCCGCGGTCGAATCCTTCGCCCGCGCCCGCAAGCACGTTCTCGACGCCACCGCTGACCTGGGGTTCTCCGATATGGCTCCGCCCGATGGGGCGTTCTACATGTATGCCCGCATCGACGAGATCCTGCAGCGATCGGACGCTGGCATCGACACCGCGACCGATTGGTGTCAGGCTCTGCTTGAGACCACCGGAGTTGCTTTGGCGCCGGGTGATGACTTCGACTCCCTCAACGGGTCTCGTTCGGTGCGGTTGTCCTTGGCCGTCGGTGCGGACAAGACCGCCGAGGCGCTCGACCGGATCCTCGACTTCATGAGATGA
- a CDS encoding DMT family transporter: protein MTPNSAAAHDEGPPAKPPVSGSSAGSVPPSSGLPTLGVIVSALLLGSAGLFVILAEASAPTAAFLRCWIAVIVLAPLAILELRRHGLLPSRALVVAAVSGAALGIDYVLWAQSVLDAGVGVSTVLISVQVIVFPALVWVFGGSRPGWLFIMCIPIMIIGMLLTGGVFGADEGAANPERGAIFGVLSGILYGVYIFGIHHCRKAAPNFVVAPVAVGTVAAGVMTAIAGLLLGGLDFDLGWDGWAWMVALAVFGQALSWVLLSISSPLVSVSRTAALMLLQPLSAVVLGAIIAGERLQPAQWIGAVLVVVIVWVVGGGPEALRRRG, encoded by the coding sequence ATGACTCCGAATTCGGCCGCGGCCCACGACGAGGGACCGCCTGCGAAGCCACCCGTGTCAGGTTCATCCGCCGGTTCAGTCCCGCCGTCCTCCGGTCTGCCGACACTGGGCGTCATCGTGTCCGCACTGCTCCTGGGCTCGGCCGGTCTGTTCGTCATCCTCGCCGAGGCGAGTGCTCCGACCGCGGCATTCCTGCGCTGCTGGATCGCCGTCATCGTCTTAGCTCCACTGGCAATCCTCGAGCTCCGACGCCATGGCCTCCTGCCGTCCCGGGCACTTGTGGTTGCGGCGGTCTCGGGTGCAGCACTGGGCATTGACTACGTGCTGTGGGCCCAGAGCGTCCTCGACGCTGGAGTCGGCGTCTCCACGGTCCTCATCAGCGTCCAGGTCATCGTGTTCCCGGCATTGGTCTGGGTCTTCGGCGGATCGCGGCCCGGGTGGCTGTTCATCATGTGCATTCCCATCATGATCATCGGCATGCTGCTCACCGGAGGCGTCTTCGGCGCCGATGAGGGAGCAGCGAACCCGGAGCGCGGCGCGATCTTCGGTGTGCTGTCTGGAATTCTCTACGGCGTCTACATCTTCGGCATCCACCATTGTCGCAAGGCAGCTCCGAACTTCGTGGTCGCGCCGGTGGCGGTGGGTACCGTCGCGGCGGGAGTCATGACGGCGATCGCCGGTCTCTTACTCGGCGGACTCGACTTCGACCTGGGCTGGGACGGGTGGGCGTGGATGGTGGCCCTGGCCGTCTTCGGCCAGGCCCTGTCATGGGTGCTGCTGAGCATCTCGAGCCCGTTGGTGTCAGTGTCGCGGACCGCGGCTCTGATGCTGCTCCAACCGCTGTCGGCTGTGGTTCTGGGTGCAATCATCGCCGGAGAGCGACTGCAGCCGGCGCAGTGGATCGGCGCGGTGCTGGTCGTCGTCATCGTCTGGGTCGTCGGGGGTGGCCCGGAGGCGCTGCGCAGACGAGGTTGA
- a CDS encoding peptidoglycan-binding protein, with product MAGTTRHRKGSRSVLRGALIGFGAAVMALVLAAVIIVNSPISFGSTTIRQMQMASVNQLSEQQIDNARLIIGIGRGGDFDDRAIRIALMTALQESSLRNLDSGDRDSVGLFQQRPSQGWGEPERLNDPIYATKSFYGINPDVENPGLVQIENWHTMAPTEAAQAVQRSALPDAYEQWESLADDLIGTQDDVEALS from the coding sequence ATGGCTGGAACGACTCGACACCGCAAGGGCTCTCGGTCCGTACTTCGTGGTGCCCTGATCGGTTTCGGGGCAGCGGTGATGGCCTTGGTTCTCGCCGCCGTCATCATCGTCAATTCGCCTATCTCCTTCGGTTCGACGACGATCAGGCAGATGCAGATGGCTTCAGTGAATCAACTGTCCGAGCAGCAGATCGACAATGCCCGACTGATCATCGGCATCGGTCGCGGCGGCGACTTCGATGACCGCGCGATCAGAATCGCTCTCATGACCGCGCTCCAAGAGTCCTCGCTGCGGAACCTCGACTCGGGTGACCGCGATTCGGTCGGCCTGTTCCAGCAGCGCCCCTCGCAGGGGTGGGGTGAACCCGAGCGCCTCAACGACCCCATCTATGCCACGAAGTCCTTCTACGGAATCAACCCGGACGTCGAGAATCCGGGACTCGTGCAGATCGAGAATTGGCACACGATGGCCCCCACCGAGGCGGCACAGGCCGTCCAACGATCTGCCTTGCCCGACGCCTATGAGCAGTGGGAGTCACTGGCCGACGACCTCATCGGCACCCAGGACGACGTCGAAGCCCTCAGCTGA
- a CDS encoding ArsR/SmtB family transcription factor, with amino-acid sequence MASTSDSTPVNAAVNQLLRDPEGNLEAISETADLFKALATPSRLKMLLVLAHGEATVTHIVESTELSQPLVSQHLKFLRGLHLVGVNRIGREAYYSLKDDHVAHIILDALAHTVEGHEH; translated from the coding sequence ATGGCTTCCACTTCAGATTCCACCCCGGTCAATGCCGCAGTCAATCAGCTCCTGCGCGACCCCGAGGGCAATCTCGAAGCCATCTCTGAGACCGCCGACCTGTTCAAGGCACTGGCCACGCCGTCGAGGCTGAAGATGCTGCTGGTCCTCGCTCACGGCGAGGCGACCGTGACGCATATCGTCGAGTCCACCGAGCTTTCGCAGCCACTGGTCTCCCAACATCTGAAATTCCTGCGTGGCCTCCACCTCGTCGGGGTCAACCGAATCGGCCGCGAAGCCTATTACTCACTCAAGGACGACCACGTCGCTCACATCATCCTCGACGCTCTGGCCCACACCGTCGAAGGTCACGAGCACTGA